One Fulvia fulva chromosome 12, complete sequence genomic region harbors:
- a CDS encoding UBX domain-containing protein 1 — protein MAGDLDTLVEMGFDKEKAQIAIKKGGNLQGAIDWLDKNADKSVEELKADDAGFEDEEGAPQLQAGESARSMICNECSKKFRSMAQATFHAEKSGHTDFAESTEEIAPLTEEEKAARLQELKEKLAIKRAGQAKEDKLAQKRNDEIKKKITKETEEAKEDLQRKEQIKEAMKKKQEKADDIAAKKRVKEKIEADKLARKQKQEEEKAMRNNPAAFNPGAAAATPATGGIQAATAPKANHSEARLRLQTASGNVMTTLPAETTLFEVAEAVKKENGTQVNSFVSNFPRKEFKYEDFGMTLKEAGLVPSAALMCR, from the exons ATGGCCGGCGACCTCGACACTCTCGTCGAGATGGGCTTCGACAAGGAAAAGGCGCAGATCGCGATAAAGAAGGGCGGTAATCTCCAAGGCGCCATCGACTGGCTTGACAAGAATGCCGACAAGTCTGTCGAGGAGCTGAAGGCAGACGATGCAGGCTTCGAGGACGAGGAGGGCGCACCACAACTACAGGCGGGCGAGTCGGCGAGGAGCATGATTTGCAACGAGTGCAGTAAGAAGTTCCGCAGCATGGCACAAGCCACCTTCCACGCCGAGAAGAGTGGCCACACCGACTTTGCCGAGAGCACAGAGGAGATCGCACCTCTGACCGAGGAAGAGAAGGCAGCGCGTCTACAAGAGCTGAAGGAGAAGCTTGCGATCAAGCGGGCAGGGCAGGCGAAGGAGGACAAGCTCGCGCAGAAGCGGAATGACGAGATAAAGAAGAAGATCACGAAGGAG ACTGAGGAGGCGAAGGAGGATCTGCAGCGGAAGGAGCAGATCAAGGAGGCCATGAAGAAGAAGCAGGAGAAGGCCGACGACATCGCAGCCAAGAAGCGTGTCAAGGAAAAGATCGAGGCCGACAAGCTCGCCCGAAAGCAGAAGCAAGAGGAGGAAAAGGCTATGCGCAACAACCCAGCTGCCTTCAACCCTGGCGCCGCTGCCGCTACTCCTGCCACTGGTGGCATTCAAGCTGCCACAGCACCCAAGGCAAATCACTCCGAGGCACGTCTTCGTCTGCAGACAGCTAGTGGCAATGTGATGACGACGCTGCCGGCTGAGACCACACTCTTCGAGGTCGCCGAAGCCGTCAAGAAGGAGAACGGCACTCAAGTCAACTCCTTCGTCAGCAACTTTCCCAGGAAGGAGTTCAAGTACGAAGACTTCGGCATGACTCTAAAAGAAGCTGGGCTCGTACCATCAGCTGCATTGATGTGCAGATAG
- a CDS encoding Vesicle-associated membrane protein-associated protein scs2: MSVDLSPPELGFKRPFTHEVSQVLRLSNPNHDPVAFKVKTTAPKQYCVRPNSGRIEPGGHVEVQVLLQAMKEDPPPDARCRDKFLVQSVAISAENDTPNVTQVWANIEQTAKSSIQEKKIRVNFLPADGQATPAVGGLAATNGIAHHGDEPPAYDSPSPVAVTPQRPIAASASHEKSPAYDNAHSEIGQPQSTLGAAGAAISNATGISQDDLRRQLDEAKATISRLQNQASEGLRQRKTGGETTTAQKSSPGIQNAPPAGGVPVQIVAGLCLLCFLIAYLFF, translated from the exons ATGTCTGTGGATCTCAGCCCTCCCGAGCTGGGCTTCAAGC GTCCTTTCACCCACGAGGTCAGTCAGGTCCTGCGCCTGTCCAACCCAAACCACGATCCTGTCGCCTTCAAGGTCAAGACTACAGCACCCAAGCA ATACTGTGTTCGTCCGAACTCTGGTCGTATCGAGCCCGGCGGCCATGTCGAAGTCCAGGTCCTGCTCCAAGCGATGAAGGAGGACCCACCGCCAGATGCCCGATGCCGCGACAAGTTTCTCGTCCAGTCCGTTGCCATCTCCGCCGAGAACGATACCCCGAATGTCACACAGGTGTGGGCAAATATTGAGCAGACAGCTAAAAGCAGCATTCAAGAGAAGAAGATTCGCGTCAACTTCCTCCCAGCAGACGGCCAGGCAACTCCAGCTGTCGGCGGTCTCGCAGCCACAAACGGCATTGCGCATCACGGCGACGAGCCTCCAGCCTACGACTCTCCATCGCCTGTCGCTGTAACACCGCAACGACCGATCGCCGCATCCGCTAGCCACGAGAAGAGCCCCGCATACGACAACGCACACTCTGAGATCGGGCAACCACAGTCTACGCTCGGCGCAGCAGGCGCGGCCATCTCGAACGCGACCGGCATCTCTCAAGACGACCTACGACGCCAACTCGACGAGGCAAAGGCTACCATCAGTAGGCTACAGAATCAGGCATCAGAGGGATTGCGGCAGCGCAAGACGGGCGGAGAGACAACCACAGCACAAAAGTCGAGCCCAGGCATCCAGAACGCACCTCCAGCTGGCGGCGTCCCTGTCCAGATTGTGGCCGGTCTGTGTCTGCTGTGCTTCCTCATCGCCTATCTGTTCTTCTAG
- a CDS encoding Survival motor neuron-like protein 1 yields MDINNSNHIIPFSDLHHVSLFDMAAQEAAELTHDELWDDSALVNSWDEAFAEYKKYHSLAAKGEKVQVVAVEKENETSSETPNGITKQPQSTAPVNFVHTTKSTATTAPVPATTAGPIVPPGLASLPQNIITPGQDENLKNIMMSWYYAGYYTGLYEGQQKAWAAMQEG; encoded by the exons ATGGACATCAACAACTCCAATCACATCATTCCCTTCTCCGACTTACATCACGTCTCATTGTTCGACATGGCAGCGCAAGAGGCTGCTGAGTTGACACACGACGAACTGTGGGATGACTCTGCGCTCGTCAACAGCTGGGACGAAGCATTCGCCGAGTACAAG AAATACCACAGCCTCGCAGCGAAGGGGGAGAAGGTACAAGTAGTGGCGGTCGAGAAAGAAAACGAGACTTCATCAGAAACGCCCAATGGCATCACCAAGCAACCACAGTCTACTGCCCCTGTCAACTTCGTCCACACAACAAAGTCTACCGCAACAACAGCTCCAGTTCCGGCCACGACAGCAGGTCCCATTGTTCCTCCCGGTCTGGCAAGCCTTCCTCAGAACATCATCACGCCAG GACAAGACGAGAACCTCAAGAATATCATGATGTCGTGGTACTACGCTGGCTACTATACTGGACTGTACGAGGGCCAGCAGAAGGCTTGGGCTGCGATGCAGGAGGGATGA
- a CDS encoding 25S rRNA (uridine-N(3))-methyltransferase, which translates to MHHSPSSLESESRVRTNAKTSTPTIYTMAKNKKRKLHTRTPASSRSQSKPFTTKPNSAAKKQHPSPTIPFDPTSDRILLIGEGDFSFAKSIVEEHGACDVTATCYDGKEELFKKYDPQAEEHVQYLEEGQTVLYNVDATKLDGNKALKKSGGQFDVVMFNFPHVGGKSTDVNRQVRFNQELLVKFFTTCSTLLSQAGTIVVTLFEGEPYTLWNIRDLGRHCGLEVVRSFKFMAEAYPGYGHARTLGNVEGGGGWKGEDREARSYVFQKRVEDKSGVPLRQQQLREQDRKKRKREEDSSSDEDG; encoded by the coding sequence ATGCACCACAGTCCAAGCTCCCTCGAAAGTGAATCTCGAGTCCGCACCAATGCCAAAACCTCCACACCCACCATCTACACCATGGCCAAGAACAAGAAACGCAAACTCCACACCAGAACGCCGGCTTCCTCTCGATCACAATCAAAGCCTTTCACCACCAAGCCAAACTCTGCAGCGAAGAAACAACACCCCTCCCCCACAATCCCATTCGACCCCACCAGCGATCGCATCCTCCTCATCGGCGAGGGCGACTTCTCGTTCGCAAAGAGTATCGTGGAAGAGCATGGTGCTTGTGACGTGACGGCGACATGTTATGACGGGAAGGAAGAGTTATTCAAGAAGTATGATCCACAGGCTGAAGAGCATGTTCAGTACCTTGAAGAGGGACAGACGGTGCTGTACAATGTCGACGCGACGAAGCTGGATGGGAATAAAGCGTTGAAGAAGAGTGGAGGCCAATTTGATGTGGTGATGTTTAATTTCCCGCATGTGGGAGGGAAGAGTACAGATGTGAACCGGCAGGTACGCTTCAATCAGGAACTGCTTGTGAAATTCTTCACAACGTGCTCCACATTGCTCTCGCAAGCTGGCACAATCGTCGTCACGCTATTTGAAGGTGAACCGTATACACTCTGGAATATTCGAGATCTGGGACGGCATTGTGGGCTTGAGGTGGTCAGGAGTTTCAAGTTCATGGCCGAGGCGTATCCGGGATATGGTCATGCGAGGACGTTGGGGAATGTTGAAGGAGGTGGGGGCTGGAAGGGAGAGGATCGTGAGGCGAGGAGCTATGTTTTCCAGAAGAGGGTGGAGGATAAGAGTGGGGTGCCTCTCAGGCAGCAACAGTTGCGGGAGCAGGATaggaagaagaggaagagGGAAGAGGATAGTAGTAGTGATGAGGATGGGTGA